CAAAATCTCTGTATTCTGCCAAAAATGACACTTTGTTCTCTATAGATTTTCCAGCTTTAGATGCATTATTGTATCTctgaagaaaaaattgtgatttatctttctacaaattttgcatgctttttgtttactttttggtttttctccaattttagttttgttttcattatttttattatatcttaaCTTAATTTTACAGAAACCAACTAGATGGCCTAGTTTTTGACAAGCATAACATAATGATAAGGAATGATTCTTAAAACTCATGAAAACCTATGGTttctaatataaatttcaaaatggttAAAAACTAAATGATAAATTGAGTAGCAcatatgagaaatattattaCTACTATTTATTCACTTGAtagttaattcaataaaatggcTTTCCTGCTTTTATGTCGctactataataaaaactacattttggaatttttaaaagtatatttggaaaaaataacgTAATTAAGTATACAAAGTCAAATCATGTAATTAAGaacaagtatttaaaaataatatattggtGAATTACAGGCATCATATATGATTTGAATACACAAGGCCTTAAGAAATTGAagcattttatttcaaataaaaattacatatacAACTGAAAATTACCTTGAAATTTTAGTCTAATATATCCAAAGTCCCACTTACTGCATAAAGTAACttagttaaaaaaaagttttagcaattttggaataaaattaatttgtcattttttgtctAATGGTAGACGATTTTCCatgaatttcattattcaaCAATTTGGAATAATGGTGCATTCtacattttaaaaaagtatgaGTAACTTTTCTAACAATTTGAATTTCATGTAGTTCCTCTGAAAGAAATTGGTAATTTATTGGGTGTACTGGAATAAATAGTCTGACtatattatatgaaaagtaTTTGATAGTTatatttactaatatattttttaaatttataccttttttttaaatatctctcCCCTATTTATTAATGATCTaaattgtttttcgaaaaaactaataatattaaaaacaatgtttGCAGCATGAAGCAAACCTCCCCTATTTACAaaacttgtaatttttttatgatttcagcAGAGGAACTATAGACATGattcgtaaatttttttgttgtctaTGTAAGAAAATAGTGACAGAGTCATTGCACGTGGATGTTTATATTAAAGTATGAAATATATAacctgaaatatattttcttgaaattcgAGAGATTTTCTACttccaaaaatttaatgatattaatatcttcttttttttcaaaatcgtcGGTTTTTTGTACATTGGTTCTTTCAATTGACCTAAATTCAAACGCCAGAGTTCAATATTGACCAAACTTGCAACAATCTGCACTTAAATTTGCtttgattgaattttgaaataattattgccTTAGCGACCATTTAAATTGTGAATTTGGATTATTATTCTAAACACCCCTCGATTGGATACATGAGAAATAAAGCTCTAATTGATCCTGTGAGAATTTGTATGTTAAAAAGGATTTCAatcaagttttaaaatttctggACGTTCAAAAGGGAAACTACAGAAACATTTTCAAGGTTAGAAATATTTGTGACAAACAATATTGAAAACAGACTTACATATGGAAAGAAAGAACCTTGTTTGTGTCATGCACATTATTGCAATTATGTATATACAATACAGTTTAATAAATCTTCAAAGTCCTCACAAATTCAAAATCGTATGAAATCTTGGGAAATAACGCCTTTCACCAGAACGCTCTAGAGAAATACGGAGATCCTAACATCATGTGATTTCTCTCTTACATTTTTGGACACACTTTTGCTTGCCTTCGCGCATTGACATGttaattccatttatttatcGAGTTCGATGGCTAAAAGTCTCGATATCAGATTAATTCACTCTTTGAGCTAGATTCCCAAGCTATTGTGAAGAAATAGACTTTCATTTATGTCATGCTTCAACGATTTTAGTCTATAAGctaaattttgcaatttactTTTATGCATAGATATGTTTCCACTTTTGTAATACTGAAAAACAGTGTTATCCTTTTAAACAGTTTTATAGATTGattttagaatttaaattagataatatcgttcaattaatgaaaattaaagaaGTATAACATTTTGAGTAGTGCCTCCGTTAAGATTATATCGCAATCATGCAAATTTATCCGcaataatattgttttacaACCCatttattaaaactaaaaagaaCTCTATCCCTGTAACCTATttataatttacataaattatttcactttattcaatttataatttaactcTGTCTTATGATCTCATGATAGGGAACATAcgtttgaaaatattaacaaggAATGCCAAAACTAACCTTAGTTTACTTGAAGATGCCAACATGCTATAATattgacattttattattttgaggttattgtTAACTATTTTTCACTTAGAAGTTTTCTTTCTTCACATACATAGtgtaaaacaaatttaaatcatGGTGGACAAACTACCAGTTAAATTAGGAGGCACAGATtatacacaaatatttattgctgTTTTTGTCATAGTTATTACTTTAGGTAAGTCATTAGAAACATATGCACTGAGTTTGTACTTGAATTCAATGGGATAACACTATTTTTAGTTCTTATTGCACTTTATAAAAGAAGGAAGAGCACAAGGCGTGGAATTCTCTTAACTGGTATTTGCGATAGtggaaaaactttattattttctcaacTAATTCATAATAAGCATATACAAACGCATACCTctataaaggaaaatatatcaaattacattttcaatGGCGTaagtaaaatgaattttctaatatttatcaTTACCTCAACTTTGGTTTAATCTAGGATGCTCTGAAAGTTATTGATATTCCTGGCCACGAACGTTTAAGGGAtagatttttttcacaatacaaAGACATTGCAAAAGGAATTGTGTTTGTAGTTGATTCTAATACCATTACTCAAGATATCAGAGATGCAGCTGAGTTTTTGTACAATATCATCGTTGATCCTGTTATAGTTAAGAATAAACCAAATATACTTATACTCTGCAATAAACAAGACTTTACATTTGCAAAAGGAGGATCAGCtgtgaaatcaatttttgaaaaagaattgtAAGTATATGAATCAGAAACACTTtcagatttataaaataaatcttttaactAGTGTGTAATTTTACTTAGTGATTTGTATTAAGAAATATGACAGTGCAAATATTGAGTTGtattttgtcaatattatttgtattcaaaatacAATAAACTCAATATTATGTTTATTGTCATTTTGAAGATTGTTTTTAACCCTTTCGCTGCGGGTGCCGCATGCATAAAAGTGTGATTTTATTTACATGTCACCTCTGAGGATGACGCATTTATGCGAATGGTTTCCACATCTCGCTACTGTTGATGGATATTGTAGAATAATGGTTTTTACACTATTTTTGATGAGAATGACCCAATCGCTATATGACCCAACtgccattttcaaatttttagattAAGATAGGTAACTGGGCGGCGCCAAAGCAGCaataaaacgattattttgGGTAAATAGTATCCAGACCTAACGAGGGATGATTAGTTTGTTTGTTAGCACCTGATGAAAgggtatttataataatatcagaACTTGGCAATAGTCGTGCATGGTACCTGTagtaaaaataactaaataaaataattttgtgaatatgGTGTTAAAATAAAAGgtaattattgttttgatttgatAGTGTTGTAATCGTgatatatgaattattaaataatttatttaattaaatagaataacactaacaaaaaaatatatacaaattaaataaaatataaagactaaacaaaaattagattaaaattttgaaaaactgacACTTTAGTGTGGATATTAACGCAGCACTGAGGGAATTAACGTCGCCTCGAGCGCGCCTCAGCGAAAGGGTTAAATCACATgaacttaatattttatagaaaatgggTAATATCACAATGCTCGATTAATCATTTCCCTGATGAAGTACATTGATACACTTtggtattttataatattctctGTTAAATGTGAAGTATTGTGAAGAACAATTTTCTTCCTGCACCTTTCTTGCAGCAGATACGAGAAGTCCTTCTAGATAATCTCCAGGCACTGTCAAAGAAGAGGAAGAAGTTATTACAGACAATCACACTATTCCCGATTTTGACAACAATATCATTGCAGGAATAAACTCTTTAATAGAAAGTCTCTGCAAGGACTACAATATGCTCATGTGGCTTTATTCACTAATTTATCGTGGAGCCATTGCAGTATTTCATCTACATAATCAGCAAATATACATGACAAAGATCTGTACCAATAACATCAACAAAAGCTCTGCAGCCAATAGCACCTAGAACGTTCCATTGATACCTTTAAGGAGTGAGCTAGGACGCCTAACGGAGTATAAGTATTGTGCACAACCCTCTAAACGCTTGATAAACTAcattaggaaaatatttaagaaactAGGTATTCACACAAAACATCCATAACATTAACAACATCTACGTATGTTAATGTGCTTTAGCAGAAGCTGCAAGTGAAATCCAAGAGTTCATTGAGATACATTAAGTGCACCAAAAGGAAGCAACTTCTACTACTACTATACAGTAAACTTGGAGGTACACCTGAGAACAGTACCAATTAACCTATACCATCAAAACAGAAGATAGAAAAGTATTGGTCCTCATTATAGTCACCTTCAAAAATCACAAGAGAAGCGTCGACTGGATAGCAGCCAAAGAGAAGCTGTTATACATTGTTGGCAAAACTGTTTCCAGAAACTGAGGGCAACTTAGTTCTTCTCGTGGTCTTAGCTATACCAATCATTCATAATattctcaacaaacaccaggagaaactAGCTAAGTACTGGGATTACCCAAAAACACCTTGAACTAAGCCCAatccttttgatatattatatcCAGGAGATGATGATAGCTCTAAGTTGAGTAGTGCATAAgtctttttcataataataatctctgttaaaactaaaataatgtaCCACTACCGAATTATCCCAAACCATTTTAATAACATCATAGACAACAACATGCTCCTTATTGGGAAAATATGCTGATATTTACAGAGTGGCTCATATCTCCATGACAAAGCCAACATACGTTTTTTTGGATAcgtcatgaaatattttttaattttcttcaaattccatgaatacatttttcaaattaaaaataatttattattatctaataatataaaaatattattcttattcaCTAATAACTGAAACACTGCCCCATTAAAACTCCCAATAATTGTAACATCCTAGAATAATGTGATATCAACAATATTACAATTGCCCTATTGTACAAAACTTCAGGTAGACTATGGATGAATAAAAGTtgtcatattattatattattatatatcatatatattaactgttCAAGAGATTTGTGTGTTTGAGAATCAGTAGAAAGTATGAGAAATTGTGGCTTCATAgtcacttctattttaattctAACATTCgggaaattattttgttgtcgATATCCCACTCCAacgaagaattcaataaaatctcgGCATttattctaaatcgtcctctacaTGTCTATATTCTACAACAAATATaagtaaatttagtaaaatttatgGTGATATGATTATATGATCCTTTCTATTCGCTActaagtttttcaaatatcttttaaactttgctatataaattatcaatttccttttatttcaagcaattttgtatttttcgagtaaatttgtattttctatcTATTTGGGGAACAGAACGAGTAGAATGGAACATTTTcctgtttgtttatattttaaaaaaatataaaatcagtttttttatgttgGAGCATAagctacttttttttcaaatctgttctacc
The sequence above is drawn from the Diorhabda carinulata isolate Delta chromosome 6, icDioCari1.1, whole genome shotgun sequence genome and encodes:
- the LOC130895229 gene encoding signal recognition particle receptor subunit beta yields the protein MVDKLPVKLGGTDYTQIFIAVFVIVITLVLIALYKRRKSTRRGILLTGICDSGKTLLFSQLIHNKHIQTHTSIKENISNYIFNGDALKVIDIPGHERLRDRFFSQYKDIAKGIVFVVDSNTITQDIRDAAEFLYNIIVDPVIVKNKPNILILCNKQDFTFAKGGSAVKSIFEKELNTLRTTKSSQLESVDPKVKKASLLGDSDEDFDFGALSLQVDIAESYAYHKNGSVDIEGLKKWLSRQI